The Bos taurus isolate L1 Dominette 01449 registration number 42190680 breed Hereford chromosome 18, ARS-UCD2.0, whole genome shotgun sequence genome has a window encoding:
- the RPS19 gene encoding small ribosomal subunit protein eS19 isoform X1 → MPGVTVKDVNQQEFVRALAAFLKKSGKLKVPEWVDTVKLAKHKELAPYDENWFYTRAASTARHLYLRGGAGVGSMTKIYGGRQRNGVMPSHFSRGSKSVARRVLQALEGLKMVEKDQDGGRKLTPQGQRDLDRIAGQVAAANKKH, encoded by the exons ATGCCTGGAGTTACTGTAAAAGATGTCAACCAGCAGGAGTTCGTCAGAGCTCTGGCAGCCTTCCTCAAAAA GTCCGGGAAGCTGAAAGTCCCTGAATGGGTGGACACCGTCAAGCTGGCCAAGCATAAAGAACTTGCTCCCTACGATGAGAACTGGTTCTACACACGAGCTG cTTCCACGGCACGGCACCTGTACCTCCGGGGTGGCGCTGGGGTTGGCTCCATGACCAAGATCTATGGGGGGCGCCAGAGGAACGGCGTCATGCCCAGCCACTTCAGCAGAGGCTCCAAGAGCGTGGCCCGGCGGGTCCTCCAAGCCCTGGAGGGGCTGAAAATGGTGGAAAAGGACCAAGATGG GGGCCGCAAACTGACGCCTCAGGGACAGAGAGATCTGGACAGAATCGCTGGACAG GTGGCAGCTGCCAACAAGAAGCATTAG
- the CD79A gene encoding B-cell antigen receptor complex-associated protein alpha chain precursor, giving the protein MPEGPQALQSPPATIFLLLISAAGLGPGCQALWVEWGPPSVTVSVGEEVRLQCTHNGSNTNVTWWHVLQSNSSWPPVMYRGDVGAGGELIIKPVNKTHRGMYRCQVSDGKKIQRSCGTYLRVRDPLPRPFLDMGEGTKNNIITAEGIILLICAVVPGTLLLFRKRWQNMKFGADIQDDYEDENLYEGLNLDDCSMYEDISRGLQGTYQDVGSLHIGDAQLEKP; this is encoded by the exons ATGCCTGAGGGTCCCCAAGCCCTGCAAAGCCCGCCTGCCACCATCTTTCTCCTCCTGATCTCCGCTGCTGGCCTGG GCCCCGGGTGCCAGGCCCTGTGGGTGGAGTGGGGCCCACCCTCGGTGACGGTGAGCGTGGGGGAGGAGGTGCGCCTCCAGTGCACGCACAATGGCAGCAACACCAACGTTACGTGGTGGCACGTCCTCCAAAGCAACTCCTCATGGCCCCCTGTGATGTATCGCGGGGACGTGGGTGCCGGGGGCGAGCTGATCATCAAACCAGTGAACAAGACTCACAGGGGCATGTATAGGTGCCAAGTCAGTGATGGCAAGAAGATTCAGCGCTCCTGCGGGACGTACCTCCGCGTGCGAG ACCCGCTCCCTAGGCCCTTCCTGGACATGGGGGAGGGCACCAAGAACAACATCATCACCGCCGAGGGCATCATCCTCCTCATCTGCGCCGTGGTGCCTGGAACACTGCTGCTCTTCCGG AAACGATGGCAGAACATGAAATTCGGGGCTGATATCCAGGATGACTACGAAGACGAAAATCTCTATGAG GGCCTGAACCTTGATGACTGCTCCATGTATGAGGACATCTCCCGGGGCCTCCAGGGTACCTACCAGGACGTGGGCAGCCTCCACATCGGAGATGCTCAGCTGGAGAAGCCGTGA